In the Mycolicibacterium thermoresistibile genome, one interval contains:
- a CDS encoding tetratricopeptide repeat protein: MSDPDSNDGGGRALRIQLLIGFMCVALVVYFVLLGRLGWMFITSGSAAAVGLGLALMILPFIGVWAMVSTLRDGLAHQRLARIIGEEGFELDVSDLPRRPSGRIQREAADALFEQVRAELEADPDNWRRWYRVARAYDYAGDRRRAREAMRKAVELQERDR, from the coding sequence ATGAGCGACCCTGACAGCAACGACGGGGGCGGCCGGGCGCTGCGGATCCAGCTGCTGATCGGCTTCATGTGTGTGGCGCTGGTCGTCTACTTCGTGCTGCTCGGGCGGCTGGGGTGGATGTTCATCACCTCCGGCAGCGCCGCCGCGGTCGGACTCGGCCTGGCGCTGATGATCCTGCCGTTCATCGGGGTGTGGGCGATGGTCAGCACCCTGCGTGACGGCCTGGCCCATCAACGGCTGGCCCGGATCATCGGGGAGGAGGGTTTCGAGCTCGACGTCAGCGACCTGCCGCGCCGACCCTCCGGGCGGATTCAGCGTGAGGCCGCCGACGCGCTGTTCGAGCAGGTCCGCGCGGAACTGGAAGCCGACCCGGACAATTGGCGGCGCTGGTACCGGGTGGCCCGCGCCTACGACTACGCCGGCGACCGGCGACGCGCCCGCGAGGCCATGCGCAAGGCCGTCGAACTCCAGGAGCGTGACCGATGA
- a CDS encoding flavodoxin family protein, whose protein sequence is MTKTLLIVHHTPSPHCQEMFEAVLSGATDPEIEGVEVLRRPALTVSPVDWLAADGYLLGSPVNLGYLSGALKHAFDTAYYQILDSTSGRPFGAWLHGNEGTEGAERALDGITGGLGWQRAAETVVVSGKPGKDDLEACWNLGATVAATLME, encoded by the coding sequence ATGACCAAGACGCTGCTGATCGTGCACCACACCCCGTCGCCGCACTGTCAGGAGATGTTCGAGGCGGTGCTGTCCGGAGCCACCGATCCGGAGATCGAGGGTGTGGAGGTGCTACGCCGGCCCGCGCTCACGGTGTCGCCGGTGGACTGGCTGGCGGCCGACGGCTACCTGCTCGGCAGCCCGGTGAACCTCGGTTACCTGTCCGGCGCGCTCAAACACGCCTTCGACACCGCCTACTACCAGATCCTCGACTCCACGTCCGGTCGGCCGTTCGGGGCCTGGCTGCACGGAAACGAGGGCACCGAGGGCGCCGAACGCGCCCTCGACGGCATCACCGGGGGACTGGGCTGGCAGCGCGCCGCCGAGACCGTGGTCGTGTCCGGCAAACCCGGCAAGGACGACCTGGAGGCCTGCTGGAATCTCGGTGCGACGGTCGCCGCGACCCTGATGGAGTAA
- a CDS encoding dienelactone hydrolase family protein — protein sequence MPVISATVTTADGTCPVTLHTPDGAGPWPGVVLFVDAGGTRDLMREMADRLAGYGYAVLVPDVYYRHGRWEPFDMRTVFGDPSERARLYRMIRSITPDMMETDARAFFDFLQSRPEVKGDRFGVFGYCMGGRMSVTVAGRVPDRVAAAASFHAAGLVTDDPTSPHLLAERIKATVYVAGAQDDDGFTPAHAETLGKALTDAGVEHTIEFYPAGHGFAVPDNLPYDEQAAERHWDALRALFDRELSG from the coding sequence ACGGAACCTGCCCCGTGACCCTGCACACCCCCGACGGCGCCGGACCGTGGCCCGGCGTCGTGCTCTTCGTCGACGCAGGTGGGACACGGGACCTGATGCGCGAGATGGCGGACCGCCTGGCCGGCTACGGCTACGCGGTGCTGGTGCCCGATGTGTACTACCGGCACGGCCGGTGGGAACCATTCGACATGCGCACGGTGTTCGGCGACCCGTCCGAACGCGCCAGGCTGTACCGGATGATCCGCAGCATCACCCCGGACATGATGGAGACCGACGCGAGGGCGTTCTTCGACTTCCTGCAGAGCCGCCCCGAGGTCAAGGGTGACAGGTTCGGGGTGTTCGGCTACTGCATGGGCGGGCGGATGTCGGTGACGGTGGCCGGGCGGGTCCCGGACCGGGTCGCCGCGGCCGCCTCGTTCCACGCCGCGGGCCTGGTCACCGACGATCCGACCAGCCCACATCTGCTGGCGGAGCGCATCAAGGCCACCGTCTACGTCGCCGGCGCCCAGGATGACGACGGCTTCACGCCCGCCCACGCCGAGACCCTCGGCAAGGCGCTGACCGACGCCGGCGTCGAGCACACCATCGAGTTCTACCCGGCCGGCCACGGGTTTGCGGTGCCCGACAATCTGCCGTACGACGAACAGGCCGCCGAACGGCACTGGGATGCGCTGAGAGCGCTGTTCGACCGCGAACTGTCCGGTTAA